Proteins encoded by one window of Natronomonas salsuginis:
- the wecB gene encoding non-hydrolyzing UDP-N-acetylglucosamine 2-epimerase — MSEHVAFVLGTRPEIIKLAPVIHACSDAMLPYTIVHTGQHYSESLDSVFFEQLDLPDPAYNLGVGSGSHGKQTGEMLIRIEETLEEIDPDTVLVQGDTNSVLAGAIATSKTDIDLGHVEAGLRSFDRRMPEETNRVVADHVSEHLFAPTAQSERQLRREGIEAERITVTGNTVVDAVYRNRELAREKSTVLSTLGLDGRAFVLMTAHRAENVDDEARFRSILRGVDRAARERDVEVVYPIHPRAAKRLDDFGIDVPDRIRTIEPREYLDFLRLEAEADLIVTDSGGVQEEACILGVPCVTMRDNTERPETIEVGANRLCGADPEAIVRIVDEMWDVTSDWENPFGDGDASERILETLGVSVERGVA, encoded by the coding sequence ATGAGCGAACACGTCGCCTTCGTGTTAGGAACCCGCCCGGAGATCATCAAGCTCGCCCCGGTGATCCACGCCTGTTCGGACGCGATGCTCCCGTACACGATCGTTCACACCGGGCAACACTACTCGGAGTCGCTGGACTCCGTGTTCTTCGAACAGTTGGATCTACCCGACCCGGCGTACAATCTCGGCGTCGGTTCGGGAAGCCACGGCAAACAGACCGGCGAGATGCTGATTCGAATCGAGGAGACGCTCGAGGAGATCGACCCCGATACCGTCCTGGTTCAGGGGGACACGAACAGCGTGCTCGCCGGGGCCATCGCGACGAGTAAAACCGACATCGACCTCGGCCACGTCGAGGCGGGACTGCGGAGCTTCGATCGACGCATGCCGGAGGAGACGAACCGGGTCGTCGCCGACCACGTCTCCGAACACCTGTTCGCGCCGACGGCACAGAGCGAACGGCAGCTCCGCCGCGAGGGGATCGAGGCGGAACGGATCACGGTGACTGGGAACACCGTGGTCGACGCGGTGTATCGGAACCGCGAACTCGCCCGCGAGAAGAGTACGGTGCTCTCGACGCTGGGGCTCGACGGACGGGCATTCGTGTTGATGACGGCCCACCGAGCCGAGAACGTCGACGACGAGGCGCGGTTTCGCTCGATACTGCGCGGCGTCGACCGGGCGGCGCGAGAACGCGATGTCGAGGTCGTGTACCCGATACACCCGCGTGCGGCGAAGCGACTCGACGACTTCGGAATCGATGTCCCGGACCGAATCCGGACGATCGAGCCCCGAGAGTACCTCGACTTCCTTCGGCTGGAGGCGGAGGCAGACCTGATCGTCACCGACTCCGGGGGCGTTCAGGAGGAGGCCTGCATCCTCGGCGTCCCGTGCGTGACGATGCGCGACAACACGGAGCGTCCCGAGACCATCGAAGTCGGAGCCAATCGGCTCTGCGGTGCCGATCCGGAGGCGATCGTCCGGATAGTGGACGAGATGTGGGACGTCACCTCCGACTGGGAGAACCCGTTCGGCGACGGGGACGCGAGCGAGCGCATCCTCGAAACGCTCGGCGTGAGCGTCGAGCGAGGTGTCGCATGA
- a CDS encoding HalOD1 output domain-containing protein produces MAKPEHEADELGYDPIRGSYHLHHDWTSSNPLSQTVTYVILALSGEEPSSGPPLSESVDPDALDQLFRNKCLDDRSNDHLTFTHDGCTITVYRSGQVIAYPPTDGETPLRSR; encoded by the coding sequence ATGGCGAAACCAGAACACGAAGCCGATGAACTCGGATACGATCCGATCCGGGGGTCGTATCACCTTCACCACGACTGGACATCGTCGAATCCACTCAGCCAAACCGTCACGTACGTGATCTTGGCTCTTTCCGGCGAGGAGCCGAGCTCCGGACCGCCGCTCTCGGAGTCGGTCGATCCGGACGCGCTCGACCAGCTGTTCCGGAACAAGTGTCTCGACGATCGCTCGAACGACCATCTGACGTTCACACACGACGGATGCACCATCACCGTCTATCGAAGCGGGCAGGTCATCGCGTATCCCCCCACCGACGGCGAGACGCCGCTTCGGAGCCGCTGA
- a CDS encoding PadR family transcriptional regulator, whose product MFDLTAFQRDVLYVTAGLDRPSGQRIKSELQKSIDRITHGRLYPNLDTLVEQGYLSQGQIDRRTNYYELTDQGESIIVDRRRWEDSYVDIDAMS is encoded by the coding sequence ATGTTCGATCTCACCGCCTTTCAGCGAGATGTGCTGTACGTTACGGCAGGGCTGGACCGGCCGTCCGGACAGCGGATCAAGTCCGAACTGCAGAAGTCGATCGACAGGATCACCCACGGACGGCTGTATCCGAATCTCGATACACTCGTCGAACAGGGGTATCTCAGCCAGGGACAGATCGACCGGCGAACGAACTACTACGAGTTGACCGACCAAGGCGAGAGCATCATCGTCGATCGGCGCCGGTGGGAAGACTCCTACGTCGACATCGATGCGATGTCGTAA
- a CDS encoding amidohydrolase, with the protein MSTLQIADGAVLAADMSVRSADVLADRETGRIVEVGDTARGDEILDADSGLVIPGLVNAHCHVAMTLLRGYADDKPLDAWLREDIWPTETELETDDIVAGTRLGAVELLKNGVTALGDMYFEVPESAAALAEAGLRARVGHGIVTVGKEEVTARADFETGLDVARELDGAFDGRIATALMPHSLTTAAADLLAEYVPRAREAGIPLHYHANETRDEVEPIVEERGVRPLEYADELGMLEEGDFIAHGVHTDRTEIELLAERGVGVAHCPASNMKLASGIAPVQELLDAGVTVGIGTDGAASNNDLDAFDELRDAAMVGKLKADDASAVSAPEVVRAATAGGADLLGFDSGRIEPGALADLAVIDLEAAHLTPAHDLVSHLAYAVRGSDVRHTVVDGDVIVRDREILTLDEAAVRREAERHAESLIARAESNR; encoded by the coding sequence ATGAGCACGCTACAAATTGCGGACGGAGCGGTCCTCGCTGCGGATATGAGCGTCCGATCGGCGGACGTTCTGGCCGATCGCGAGACGGGACGAATCGTCGAGGTCGGCGATACCGCACGGGGCGACGAGATCCTCGACGCCGACAGTGGGCTCGTGATTCCGGGACTGGTCAACGCTCACTGTCACGTCGCCATGACGCTCCTTCGCGGCTACGCGGACGACAAACCGCTCGACGCGTGGCTCCGAGAAGATATCTGGCCGACGGAAACCGAGCTCGAGACGGACGACATCGTCGCCGGAACCCGCCTCGGGGCGGTCGAGCTGCTGAAAAACGGCGTGACCGCGCTCGGCGATATGTACTTCGAGGTGCCGGAGAGCGCCGCCGCGCTCGCCGAGGCCGGCCTCAGAGCCCGCGTCGGCCACGGGATCGTCACGGTCGGCAAGGAGGAAGTCACCGCGCGGGCGGACTTCGAGACGGGGCTCGACGTCGCGCGAGAGCTCGACGGTGCGTTCGACGGTCGGATCGCGACGGCGCTGATGCCGCACTCGCTCACGACCGCCGCCGCCGACCTCCTCGCGGAGTACGTCCCTCGCGCGAGAGAGGCGGGAATCCCGCTGCACTACCACGCCAACGAGACGCGCGACGAGGTCGAGCCGATCGTCGAGGAGCGCGGCGTTCGACCGCTCGAGTACGCCGACGAACTCGGCATGCTCGAGGAAGGGGACTTCATCGCACACGGCGTCCACACCGACCGAACGGAGATCGAGCTGCTCGCCGAGCGCGGCGTCGGCGTCGCCCACTGTCCGGCCTCGAACATGAAGCTCGCGAGCGGGATCGCCCCCGTTCAGGAACTACTCGACGCCGGGGTGACCGTCGGGATCGGCACCGACGGCGCGGCCTCGAACAATGACCTCGACGCGTTCGACGAGCTCCGCGACGCCGCGATGGTAGGCAAACTGAAGGCCGACGACGCCTCGGCCGTATCCGCCCCCGAGGTCGTTCGAGCGGCGACTGCGGGCGGAGCCGACCTGCTCGGCTTCGATTCGGGTCGGATCGAGCCGGGGGCACTCGCGGACCTCGCCGTGATCGACCTCGAAGCGGCCCACCTCACACCGGCCCACGACCTCGTCAGCCACCTCGCCTACGCGGTTCGGGGCTCGGACGTGCGCCACACCGTCGTCGACGGCGACGTGATCGTCCGTGATCGCGAGATCCTCACCCTCGACGAGGCGGCCGTCCGACGGGAGGCCGAACGCCACGCCGAGTCGTTGATCGCGCGCGCCGAATCGAACCGTTGA
- a CDS encoding nucleotide sugar dehydrogenase has translation MSTVCVHGMGYIGLPTATMLANYDHRVFGYDTDAEVRSKLRNGNVHFEEPGLRAFVTQALESEQLEITDEVLPAKYHVICVPTPFDEESKEADLAYVRSAGRAVAEHLRRGDTVILESTVPPGTTEGVLGPILEESSLSAGDDFSLVHCPETVLPGNIITELRENNRIVGGVNAVSAESAVRLYESFVDGDIRTATDATVAEFVKLIQNTFRDVNIALANEIAMLADDYGVDARGAIDLANSHPRVDILQPGPGVGGHCLPIDPWFLGDGSDRLDLISTARRINDGMPGYIIELLRDELGDLRGRTIAILGVAYKGDVGDTRMSPGLALATQLQRADIAQPAATDGGAETASGPAVTIHDPHVADSTLNLSDLKTATTGADAIVIATDHDEFESLDPDDLRAWMAGDVVIDAKGALSASAWQRSGFTVRCI, from the coding sequence ATGAGCACCGTCTGCGTCCACGGGATGGGCTACATCGGCCTCCCGACGGCGACGATGCTGGCCAACTACGACCACCGGGTGTTCGGCTACGACACGGACGCCGAGGTCCGTTCGAAACTCCGAAACGGGAACGTCCACTTCGAGGAGCCGGGACTCCGCGCGTTCGTCACGCAGGCGCTCGAATCCGAGCAGTTGGAGATCACGGACGAAGTGCTCCCGGCGAAGTATCACGTCATCTGCGTCCCAACGCCGTTCGACGAGGAGTCGAAGGAGGCGGATCTCGCGTACGTCCGGTCGGCCGGGCGAGCGGTCGCCGAACACCTGCGTCGCGGCGACACCGTGATCTTGGAATCGACGGTACCGCCGGGAACGACCGAGGGGGTGTTGGGCCCGATCCTCGAGGAGTCGTCGCTGTCGGCGGGCGACGACTTCTCGCTCGTTCACTGCCCCGAGACGGTACTCCCCGGCAACATCATCACCGAACTCCGGGAGAACAACCGGATCGTCGGCGGCGTCAACGCCGTCTCGGCCGAATCGGCGGTGCGACTCTACGAGTCGTTCGTCGACGGCGACATACGGACCGCGACGGACGCGACGGTGGCCGAGTTCGTCAAACTGATTCAGAACACGTTCCGCGACGTCAATATCGCGTTAGCCAACGAGATAGCGATGCTCGCCGACGATTACGGGGTCGACGCCCGCGGCGCGATCGATCTCGCCAACAGCCATCCGCGGGTCGACATCCTCCAGCCTGGCCCCGGCGTCGGCGGCCACTGTCTGCCGATCGATCCGTGGTTCCTGGGCGACGGATCGGATCGCCTCGACCTCATCTCGACCGCGCGTCGGATAAACGACGGGATGCCGGGGTACATCATCGAGCTACTCCGCGATGAGCTCGGCGATCTCAGGGGCCGGACCATCGCGATCCTCGGCGTGGCGTACAAGGGCGACGTCGGCGACACGCGAATGAGCCCAGGGCTGGCGTTGGCCACCCAACTACAGCGCGCCGACATCGCGCAGCCGGCCGCGACCGACGGTGGGGCCGAAACCGCGAGTGGGCCCGCGGTGACGATCCACGACCCACACGTGGCCGACTCGACGCTCAATCTCTCCGATCTGAAGACCGCGACGACGGGCGCGGACGCGATCGTCATCGCGACCGATCACGACGAGTTTGAGTCGCTCGATCCCGACGACCTCCGCGCGTGGATGGCGGGCGACGTGGTGATCGACGCGAAAGGAGCGCTATCGGCATCGGCGTGGCAGCGATCAGGATTCACCGTTCGTTGTATTTAA
- a CDS encoding DUF7344 domain-containing protein, whose amino-acid sequence MVEWSTDENAVSPNPNGRELSIDAEQLDDLPGKKRQCDGELDIGDVFELLKNERRRRVIRFLNEQEDGVTTLNVMAEHIAALENDIDVSQLSSSQRKRVYIGLYQCHLPKMDEYGVIDFQKNRGIITLKNTTQLESYLPNEDGEGSATEDRTETGDVGDVDAEANLERSDLFAASAIAAAVAIGAVGLGPLAAVPSGLWIAVSLVALLWFARN is encoded by the coding sequence ATGGTAGAATGGTCCACGGACGAAAACGCGGTCTCGCCGAACCCGAACGGTCGGGAGTTGTCGATAGACGCCGAGCAGCTCGACGACCTGCCGGGGAAGAAGCGACAATGCGACGGCGAACTCGACATCGGGGACGTCTTCGAGCTGTTGAAAAACGAACGGCGACGGCGAGTCATACGGTTCTTGAACGAACAGGAGGACGGCGTGACGACGCTGAACGTGATGGCCGAACACATCGCCGCACTCGAAAACGACATCGACGTGTCGCAGCTCTCGTCGAGTCAACGCAAGCGCGTGTATATCGGGCTCTACCAGTGTCATCTCCCGAAGATGGACGAGTACGGCGTCATAGATTTCCAGAAGAACCGCGGTATCATTACGCTCAAGAACACGACGCAGCTCGAATCGTATCTCCCGAACGAAGACGGCGAGGGATCGGCCACGGAGGACCGAACCGAGACAGGCGACGTGGGCGACGTGGACGCGGAAGCGAACCTCGAACGGTCCGATCTGTTCGCCGCCTCGGCGATCGCGGCGGCGGTGGCGATCGGCGCGGTGGGGCTCGGCCCGCTCGCCGCCGTCCCCAGCGGACTCTGGATCGCCGTGAGCCTCGTCGCGCTCCTCTGGTTCGCGCGAAACTGA